A section of the Prevotella melaninogenica genome encodes:
- a CDS encoding M60 family metallopeptidase has translation MLFERILRNKSLIAAMALNAIMPSVAKASAAPTAEGENQQLKAGVYYIVNDKRQAGTDLHVYVDENGLHGKNYTSPAADFANVFVLHAKGDKYTIQSLKDGKYVQNVTANSVPYKTGNDAHKFQIVYQTQSSGTGKSYFNIYNERVGANDFCWHLDGQRHVVRWYPLRDNGRTALGPSEFRLDPVTSLSKQQVLDRLAQLTKVVDPRKDLNKYYQIVSEPYGRSMREDYIVGEVSTGSFVATDYSYCWKLVKLGSGRYAFQNAVTGKYIAQQNGQTSRYYTTAEEQGNGFQFDLNESDPYALAFEMLDAYNVGIHCAESQGYHPVGWYNNNDANKWIFKEATIDQAKLREQQASYKARVDLTKNVDKYATAVAKYFTNSTATEVTADVKNMSDAELKAKMNDDKLPQGLQNVVLKIKNQSWTSYTSGRNWEKEFRIAAYKPYSENNYDAWARSMGIGYNYGSMTNPTGITARDGEDLFVFLGDDIPQNATVQIELVPLGTRSAGKYYDLKKGLNIILNQGENNVFVNYIGRTYNNGKFLRDYKDMNIHIEGGKVNGYFDLTKGHTNEDWKKMQADGLVWAKAFNMKGELIVMHMPSDACKQYTPNNMKELVEIWNSIVQREDDLMGFRVSKKDKCNNVLNATAVDHGYMYATTGGTYYNYNTLGDVLNYDKMKWGNGTLWGPAHEFGHNHQQLFNTAGMTEISVNMFSNMIMFTSGRVTSRSERCSYDDVDGKRYDGVCESAVSTYADRFAKKQMWFEYGTWGTTQMYYKLYLMFHASGLDDQFWHKCLDYLRKNRLEGQGTANCQGQKDYLLFAKACSFAAQQDLSSFFEAWGHFYNVNGSVIGDYSNTTMYTTQAQWMEAKRFMQQFPKGPANNMIFIDDHIRPTPAIYPGAAPGTMREDFNGAVRVGTMGDFGSWDQFKRDSLGQGYAIIKSQTDANGKRTYTMEAKNSHVVGFKVYNSKGQLIYFANTKTFTVPKKVMEEAQNNIVIKVCGSDGSEVDPGVVPTGIKTFSAQVNDGKVDVYSIYGVLVRSKVDAETALNGLPNGVYVVGGKKVVVGK, from the coding sequence ATGTTATTCGAAAGAATTTTACGCAATAAGTCTCTGATAGCGGCAATGGCATTGAACGCTATCATGCCAAGTGTTGCGAAGGCTTCTGCAGCTCCAACGGCTGAAGGAGAGAACCAGCAACTCAAAGCAGGAGTTTATTACATTGTCAATGACAAGCGTCAGGCAGGCACAGACCTCCACGTCTATGTTGATGAGAATGGTTTGCACGGAAAGAATTACACTTCTCCTGCTGCAGACTTTGCCAATGTTTTTGTGCTTCATGCTAAGGGCGACAAGTACACCATTCAGAGTTTGAAGGATGGTAAGTATGTGCAGAATGTCACTGCCAACAGTGTTCCTTACAAGACAGGCAACGATGCACACAAGTTCCAAATCGTTTATCAGACACAGTCAAGTGGCACGGGTAAGTCTTACTTCAATATCTATAATGAGAGGGTAGGAGCAAACGATTTCTGCTGGCACCTTGATGGTCAGAGACACGTTGTACGTTGGTATCCTTTGAGAGACAACGGCAGGACAGCTCTCGGACCAAGTGAGTTCCGTCTCGACCCAGTGACCTCTCTCAGCAAGCAGCAGGTGCTCGATCGTCTGGCTCAGTTGACAAAGGTTGTTGACCCACGTAAGGACTTGAATAAGTACTATCAGATTGTATCTGAGCCTTACGGCAGATCAATGCGTGAGGACTATATTGTTGGTGAAGTGTCTACCGGCAGTTTCGTTGCAACTGACTATAGCTACTGTTGGAAGTTAGTGAAGTTGGGTAGCGGTCGTTATGCTTTCCAGAATGCTGTTACAGGTAAGTATATCGCCCAGCAGAATGGTCAGACAAGCCGTTATTATACAACTGCTGAGGAGCAGGGCAATGGTTTCCAGTTCGACCTTAATGAAAGCGACCCATACGCATTGGCTTTCGAGATGCTTGACGCTTACAACGTAGGTATTCACTGTGCTGAGAGTCAGGGCTATCATCCAGTAGGTTGGTACAACAATAACGATGCTAATAAGTGGATCTTCAAGGAGGCTACTATCGATCAGGCAAAGCTTAGAGAGCAGCAGGCTTCTTACAAGGCACGTGTTGACTTGACTAAGAATGTAGACAAATATGCTACAGCCGTTGCAAAGTATTTCACTAACAGCACAGCTACTGAGGTTACTGCTGATGTGAAGAATATGTCTGATGCTGAATTGAAGGCAAAGATGAATGACGATAAGCTTCCACAGGGTTTGCAGAATGTTGTATTGAAGATTAAGAACCAGAGTTGGACAAGCTATACAAGTGGTCGTAACTGGGAGAAAGAGTTCCGTATCGCTGCTTACAAGCCTTATAGCGAGAATAACTATGATGCTTGGGCACGCTCAATGGGTATCGGCTACAACTATGGTAGCATGACCAACCCAACTGGTATCACTGCTCGTGATGGTGAGGACCTCTTTGTATTCCTTGGCGATGACATCCCACAGAATGCAACCGTACAGATTGAGTTGGTACCATTAGGTACACGTAGTGCAGGTAAGTACTATGACTTGAAGAAGGGATTGAACATCATCCTCAATCAGGGTGAGAACAACGTCTTCGTAAACTATATCGGTCGTACCTACAACAATGGTAAGTTCCTCAGAGATTATAAGGATATGAACATCCACATTGAGGGTGGTAAGGTGAATGGTTACTTCGACCTCACCAAGGGTCACACCAATGAGGATTGGAAGAAGATGCAGGCTGACGGTCTTGTTTGGGCTAAGGCTTTCAACATGAAGGGCGAACTGATTGTTATGCACATGCCAAGTGATGCTTGCAAGCAGTACACTCCTAATAACATGAAGGAACTTGTTGAAATCTGGAACAGCATCGTACAGCGTGAGGACGACCTCATGGGCTTCCGTGTTTCTAAGAAGGATAAGTGCAACAATGTTCTCAATGCTACTGCTGTTGACCATGGTTATATGTATGCTACAACGGGTGGTACTTATTATAACTACAACACTTTGGGCGACGTACTCAACTACGACAAGATGAAGTGGGGTAATGGTACACTTTGGGGTCCTGCTCATGAATTCGGTCACAACCACCAGCAGCTGTTTAATACTGCAGGTATGACTGAGATCTCTGTGAATATGTTCTCTAACATGATTATGTTTACTTCTGGTCGTGTAACCAGCCGTTCAGAGAGATGTTCTTACGACGACGTTGACGGTAAGAGATATGACGGTGTTTGCGAGAGTGCAGTGTCAACTTACGCTGACCGCTTTGCTAAGAAGCAGATGTGGTTTGAATATGGTACATGGGGTACAACTCAGATGTATTACAAGCTCTATCTGATGTTCCACGCTTCTGGTCTTGATGATCAGTTCTGGCACAAGTGTCTTGATTATCTCCGTAAGAACCGCCTTGAGGGTCAGGGAACAGCCAACTGTCAGGGTCAGAAAGACTACTTGCTCTTTGCTAAGGCTTGTTCTTTTGCAGCTCAGCAGGACCTCTCAAGCTTCTTCGAGGCATGGGGCCACTTCTATAATGTGAACGGTTCTGTCATCGGTGACTACAGCAATACAACCATGTACACCACACAGGCACAGTGGATGGAGGCTAAGAGATTCATGCAGCAGTTCCCTAAGGGTCCTGCTAACAATATGATCTTCATCGACGACCATATCCGTCCTACTCCAGCTATCTATCCGGGTGCTGCTCCTGGCACAATGCGTGAGGACTTCAATGGTGCCGTACGTGTTGGTACTATGGGCGACTTCGGTTCATGGGATCAGTTCAAGAGAGACAGTCTCGGTCAGGGTTATGCTATCATCAAGTCTCAGACTGATGCTAATGGTAAGCGCACCTATACTATGGAGGCTAAGAACAGCCACGTTGTAGGTTTCAAGGTTTACAATAGCAAGGGTCAGCTTATCTACTTTGCTAACACCAAGACCTTCACTGTTCCTAAGAAGGTAATGGAGGAAGCACAGAACAATATCGTTATTAAGGTTTGCGGTTCAGATGGTTCTGAGGTTGATCCAGGCGTTGTTCCAACAGGTATCAAGACCTTCTCGGCTCAGGTTAACGATGGTAAGGTAGACGTTTATAGCATCTATGGTGTCCTCGTTCGCAGCAAGGTTGACGCTGAGACAGCCCTCAACGGCTTACCTAACGGCGTTTACGTTGTTGGTGGTAAGAAGGTGGTAGTGGGTAAGTAG
- a CDS encoding DUF1735 domain-containing protein, which produces MKKYKYILGCALAAVALSSCNNYDFEQNFYPHKVGLMAGSNRIYDRTTVELSAVENGTASIKLVANLSGSQMADRDYHVTIAHDDSLFNAYNKSNFDIDSTKFARLLPQNCYEDPAMAGTIPSGSNKCLFDIKLKNLGTLSPDSTYFLNYKIVSHDASALATDNNKLGVKLDHVLIKVTWKNAYGSTAEGWNYQLVSSQVTNLETKSTTRPTNTVRAFPIAANAVRFLAGDEKWDNYEKALHDINVKSIVATIGSQTVTNPSAYNVTLKPFKQDSLEVEMLTPVGEYNNTFLLNELGGSASSNATHFKEFRLHYRYRVMKNAKQNDGTWKAGPWKEVMTKMRYQYNPRADKL; this is translated from the coding sequence ATGAAAAAATACAAGTATATTTTAGGATGTGCCTTGGCTGCTGTAGCATTGTCATCATGTAACAATTATGACTTTGAGCAGAACTTCTATCCTCACAAGGTAGGATTGATGGCAGGTTCCAATCGTATCTATGATCGTACCACGGTAGAGCTTTCTGCCGTGGAGAACGGTACGGCTTCTATTAAGTTGGTAGCAAATCTGAGTGGTTCACAGATGGCTGACCGTGACTATCACGTGACTATTGCTCATGATGATTCACTCTTCAATGCTTATAACAAGTCTAACTTCGATATTGATAGCACAAAGTTTGCGCGTCTTCTTCCACAGAACTGCTATGAGGATCCTGCTATGGCGGGTACTATCCCATCTGGTTCAAACAAGTGCCTCTTTGATATCAAGTTGAAGAACCTCGGTACCTTGTCACCAGACAGTACTTATTTCCTCAACTACAAGATTGTTAGCCACGATGCAAGTGCACTCGCAACTGACAATAACAAGTTAGGTGTTAAGTTGGATCATGTCTTGATTAAGGTGACATGGAAGAACGCTTATGGTTCAACTGCTGAGGGTTGGAACTATCAGTTGGTATCTTCACAGGTTACTAACCTTGAGACAAAGTCAACTACTCGTCCAACCAATACGGTTCGTGCCTTCCCTATCGCCGCTAACGCTGTTCGTTTCCTTGCTGGTGACGAGAAGTGGGATAACTACGAAAAGGCACTCCATGACATCAATGTCAAGAGTATCGTTGCTACTATCGGTTCGCAGACTGTTACGAATCCTTCGGCTTACAACGTAACGCTGAAGCCTTTCAAGCAGGATTCACTTGAGGTAGAGATGCTGACTCCAGTTGGTGAGTATAACAATACATTCTTGCTTAACGAGTTAGGTGGTAGTGCATCTTCTAACGCTACTCATTTCAAGGAGTTCCGTCTTCACTATCGTTATCGCGTGATGAAGAACGCTAAGCAGAACGATGGTACTTGGAAGGCTGGTCCATGGAAGGAAGTGATGACCAAGATGCGTTATCAGTATAATCCAAGAGCAGATAAACTTTAA
- a CDS encoding WG repeat-containing protein translates to MKKLRFIVPILACCLTVPFLSFTDDKDSYLVLQVDTTQKYEEYSYVNQKGEMVVPYKRYPLCYTDTIRTIGFVFKSDVGCVAINTQGQELFRVYMADNGNDRPVDGLFRILDESGQKMGIANMEGKVVVSPKYDAIFPYHDGLAAVAVGSKEVRPADDPEHEYTVGGKWGFIDKQGNEVVPLEYDSIANHRRVVNGKAMVLKGGKWSSLTPNPSPKGEGRD, encoded by the coding sequence ATGAAGAAATTAAGGTTTATTGTTCCCATCTTAGCTTGCTGTTTGACAGTACCCTTTTTGTCATTTACTGATGATAAAGATTCATATTTAGTCTTACAAGTCGATACGACTCAAAAGTATGAGGAGTATAGTTACGTTAACCAAAAGGGTGAGATGGTAGTGCCTTATAAGCGTTACCCACTCTGTTATACTGATACAATCCGTACTATTGGCTTTGTGTTTAAGTCGGATGTGGGTTGTGTTGCTATCAATACTCAGGGGCAGGAGCTGTTTAGGGTCTACATGGCGGATAATGGTAATGACCGTCCTGTTGATGGGCTTTTCAGAATCTTAGATGAGAGCGGACAGAAGATGGGCATTGCGAATATGGAAGGCAAGGTTGTTGTCAGTCCGAAGTATGATGCAATCTTCCCATATCATGACGGTTTGGCAGCTGTGGCAGTGGGGAGTAAGGAAGTGCGACCAGCTGATGACCCAGAACATGAATATACTGTTGGAGGTAAGTGGGGCTTCATAGATAAGCAGGGCAACGAGGTTGTGCCATTGGAGTATGATAGCATTGCTAACCATCGCCGCGTTGTGAATGGCAAAGCTATGGTGTTGAAAGGGGGAAAGTGGAGCAGCCTCACCCCCAACCCCTCTCCGAAGGGAGAGGGGCGTGATTAG
- a CDS encoding Fic family protein → MEIERPPHIDKKELLSVMLRSESIQIGNMIDKINETFEYWDSVKYKKCPSGCTPQQLWTYVKAARLRSSITIWDKYGVSLSLTNSMQKICHQFDMYLSGSKGNNSPIDANNKEQYLVSSLMEEAIFSSQMEGATTTRKVAKEMLRKKMTPRDKSQQMIHNNYQTIQYIVEHKDEPLTEELLLQVHRLMTDNTMDNPEDAGHFRGNDDVVVENGITHETVHTPPSYKEIPQFITDLCVFFNDENPRQFIHPIIRGIVIHFMISFVHPFADGNGRTARAMFFWYMLRQEYWLTEYLSISRVIAKSKKSYEKAFLYTEADGMDIGYFVAYNLKVLEQSFQQLQDYITRKHEEMKAASLFLRLGNFNERQAQIIKLFADDPNALVTIKDLEIRFGVSPTTAKTDIIGLLEKELVAEIPLNKVKRAYVKGSKLVELVDKLTS, encoded by the coding sequence ATGGAAATAGAAAGACCTCCACATATTGATAAGAAAGAATTACTTTCTGTAATGCTTCGCTCTGAAAGTATTCAAATAGGTAATATGATTGATAAAATCAATGAGACCTTTGAATATTGGGATTCGGTAAAGTATAAGAAGTGCCCATCAGGTTGCACTCCTCAACAGCTATGGACCTATGTAAAAGCTGCAAGATTAAGAAGTTCTATAACGATATGGGATAAGTATGGTGTAAGTTTAAGCCTGACGAATTCGATGCAGAAGATATGCCACCAATTTGATATGTATTTGAGTGGTAGTAAGGGGAATAACTCACCTATCGACGCTAACAACAAGGAGCAGTACTTAGTAAGTTCGTTGATGGAAGAGGCTATCTTCTCAAGCCAAATGGAGGGAGCTACAACAACAAGAAAAGTAGCAAAGGAGATGCTTCGTAAGAAGATGACTCCAAGGGATAAGTCCCAGCAGATGATTCATAACAACTATCAGACCATACAATATATTGTAGAGCATAAGGACGAACCTTTGACAGAGGAACTATTGTTACAAGTACATCGCCTTATGACTGATAATACGATGGATAATCCCGAAGATGCAGGACATTTCAGGGGTAACGATGATGTTGTTGTGGAGAATGGTATCACTCACGAAACGGTACATACTCCTCCTTCTTATAAGGAGATTCCGCAATTCATAACAGACCTTTGTGTCTTTTTTAACGACGAGAATCCTCGCCAATTCATACATCCTATTATTCGTGGCATCGTTATCCACTTCATGATTTCATTTGTTCACCCTTTTGCTGATGGCAATGGGCGAACAGCAAGGGCAATGTTCTTTTGGTATATGTTAAGGCAGGAATACTGGTTGACAGAATATCTGTCGATATCAAGAGTCATAGCAAAGTCTAAGAAGTCATACGAAAAGGCTTTTCTTTATACTGAGGCTGACGGAATGGATATAGGCTACTTTGTTGCATACAATTTGAAAGTGTTGGAGCAGTCATTCCAGCAACTACAAGATTACATTACAAGGAAGCATGAAGAGATGAAAGCAGCAAGCCTATTCCTGCGTTTGGGTAACTTCAACGAGCGGCAGGCACAGATTATCAAGCTATTTGCTGATGATCCTAATGCGTTAGTAACAATTAAGGATTTGGAGATAAGGTTTGGAGTAAGTCCGACAACAGCAAAGACTGATATCATCGGTTTGTTAGAAAAGGAACTTGTTGCTGAAATTCCATTGAACAAAGTCAAAAGAGCCTATGTTAAAGGTAGTAAGCTGGTTGAGTTAGTTGACAAGTTGACAAGTTGA
- a CDS encoding BACON domain-containing protein produces the protein MKLKINFLFILSVLFVGTLGLASCAADYDTDFTGKELEVPHSSQRMISFNKEGGEHQIVVETNVPLDEWKAVSNAEWLTITKNADGKGVTVKAPAYDGFKAREAKITISYGERASYDIKVSQMGLESVLRIPEENPFFNREGTFYSLLESNVTSIDVPVETNLNLDNIVIPDTVSFVRLDASKTVKDNGIVKLHFDMDANTSGETRYCTVRLKSSDNWDASIEYVIEQSAKGYKVRPIYPMASKQASVEMVDLGRTYRIPFQRAASDGNYEIIIPDEAKDWLSTTKKFISGSEVVFTATLNTTDNARSCDVVCKPSNGNAQPFIIHVSQQPFQDIVPTGVNDLNVTPGKGQFNVTWKAPDDVNYEKVIVRAKSNMAGVPESVKEVAATETSCVLNDVFNFAGNYTITVTTQGLRGKNTNAPATATAQANEWSEAVEIPLTASMVSSNSMQAGHEIGSAVDGNKTTYFQTKSNGSTSDPRPYIDITLNEGINGTFYLAFDENKVTTNDRNPKRVNIYASADVITAATPVATHVTYRSANAVSEPLSYTKTNGATITHIRFEPTERKNATKINNGGGSYYWYLAELHLYVYHDEAWKKEQLGL, from the coding sequence ATGAAACTTAAGATTAATTTCCTATTCATATTGTCAGTACTCTTCGTGGGTACCTTAGGACTCGCATCTTGTGCAGCTGACTATGACACCGACTTTACTGGCAAGGAACTTGAAGTTCCTCATTCTTCTCAGCGAATGATCTCATTCAATAAGGAGGGTGGCGAGCATCAGATTGTTGTTGAGACCAACGTTCCTCTCGATGAGTGGAAGGCTGTGAGCAATGCTGAATGGCTTACTATCACTAAGAATGCCGATGGTAAGGGTGTAACTGTTAAGGCACCAGCTTACGATGGCTTCAAGGCTCGTGAGGCTAAGATTACTATCTCTTATGGTGAGCGTGCTTCATACGATATCAAGGTGTCACAGATGGGTCTTGAGAGTGTGCTCCGTATTCCTGAGGAGAATCCATTCTTCAACCGTGAGGGTACTTTCTATTCGCTGCTTGAAAGCAACGTGACAAGTATCGACGTACCAGTTGAGACCAACCTCAACCTTGACAACATCGTTATCCCTGACACTGTGTCTTTCGTTCGTTTGGATGCAAGCAAGACAGTGAAGGACAATGGTATCGTTAAGCTCCACTTCGACATGGATGCTAACACAAGCGGTGAGACACGTTACTGTACAGTTCGTTTGAAGAGTTCTGACAACTGGGATGCTTCTATCGAGTATGTTATCGAGCAGTCGGCTAAGGGTTATAAGGTTCGTCCTATCTATCCAATGGCATCTAAGCAGGCTTCTGTTGAGATGGTCGACCTCGGTCGCACTTATCGTATCCCATTCCAGCGTGCAGCCTCTGATGGTAACTATGAGATTATTATCCCAGACGAAGCTAAGGACTGGTTGTCTACAACTAAGAAGTTCATCTCTGGTTCTGAGGTAGTCTTCACTGCAACCCTCAATACTACTGACAATGCTCGTTCTTGTGACGTGGTTTGCAAGCCTTCTAATGGAAACGCACAGCCATTCATTATCCACGTATCACAGCAGCCATTCCAGGATATCGTTCCTACGGGTGTGAACGACTTGAACGTAACTCCGGGTAAGGGTCAGTTCAATGTTACATGGAAGGCACCAGACGATGTGAACTATGAGAAGGTTATCGTTAGAGCAAAGAGCAATATGGCTGGCGTTCCTGAGTCAGTGAAGGAGGTTGCTGCAACTGAGACATCTTGTGTACTCAATGATGTATTCAACTTCGCAGGCAACTACACTATCACCGTAACAACTCAGGGTCTCAGAGGTAAGAACACTAATGCTCCAGCAACAGCAACAGCTCAGGCTAACGAGTGGTCAGAGGCTGTTGAGATTCCTCTCACTGCAAGCATGGTTTCTTCTAACTCAATGCAGGCAGGTCACGAGATTGGTTCTGCTGTTGATGGTAACAAGACAACCTACTTCCAGACAAAGAGTAATGGTAGCACAAGCGACCCACGTCCTTACATCGACATCACTTTGAACGAGGGTATCAACGGTACTTTCTATCTTGCATTCGATGAGAACAAGGTGACAACTAATGACCGCAACCCTAAGCGAGTTAATATCTATGCTTCTGCTGATGTTATCACAGCTGCTACTCCAGTAGCAACTCACGTAACTTATCGCTCTGCTAATGCAGTGAGTGAGCCACTTTCTTACACAAAGACAAATGGTGCAACAATCACTCATATCCGCTTTGAACCAACAGAGCGCAAGAACGCTACAAAGATCAACAATGGTGGCGGTTCTTATTACTGGTACCTCGCTGAACTTCACCTCTATGTTTACCACGATGAGGCTTGGAAGAAGGAGCAGTTAGGTCTCTAA